TAAGCGAACCGCGCAGCAACTCTCCCGAAACCGCCGGCTCCGTCCGGCGGTTTTTTTTTGCCCGAGTGGCTGCGCGTCACCCCTGCAACCAGCAAGAGAAGGAGCCCCGATGAAGACCAGGTCCGCCAGCGCGACCGAGGGTTGCTCTGCGCCCGTCGACAAGACCGGCCAGACAGACGACGAGAGGATCAGCGACGTGACGCCGCTGCCGCCGCCGCAACACCTCATCCGCTTCTTCCCGGTGCGCGGCACGCCGATGGAAGCGCTGATCAGCGACACGCGCCAGCGCATCCGCGACATCATGACCGGGAAGGACGACCGCCTGCTGGTCATCATGGGCCCGTGCTCGATCCACGACCCACAGGCCGCGCTCGACTATGCGAAGCGGCTGAAGGTGGAGCGCGAGCGCTACGCCGACACGCTGGAGCTCGTGATGCGTGTGTACTTCGAGAAGCCGCGCACGACGGTCGGCTGGAAGGGGTTGATCAACGATCCCTACCTCGACGAGAGCTACCGCATCGACGAAGGCCTGCGCATCGCGCGCCACCTGCTGCTGGACATCAACCGGCTCGGCATGCCGGCGGGCAGCGAGTTCCTCGACGTGATCTCTCCGCAGTACATCGGCGACCTCATCTCCTGGGGTGCGATCGGCGCCCGCACGACGGAGAGCCAGGTGCACCGCGAGCTGGCCTCGGGCCTCTCGGCACCGATCGGCTTCAAGAACGGCACGGACGGCAACATCAGGATCGCCACCGATGCCATCCAGGCGGCGGCACGGCCGCACCACTTCCTGTCGGTGCACAAGAACGGCCAGGTGGCGATCGTCGAGACCCGGGGCAACACCGACTGTCACCTCATCCTGCGCGGCGGCAAGGTGCCGAACTACGACGCCGCC
This is a stretch of genomic DNA from Archangium violaceum. It encodes these proteins:
- a CDS encoding 3-deoxy-7-phosphoheptulonate synthase, producing MKTRSASATEGCSAPVDKTGQTDDERISDVTPLPPPQHLIRFFPVRGTPMEALISDTRQRIRDIMTGKDDRLLVIMGPCSIHDPQAALDYAKRLKVERERYADTLELVMRVYFEKPRTTVGWKGLINDPYLDESYRIDEGLRIARHLLLDINRLGMPAGSEFLDVISPQYIGDLISWGAIGARTTESQVHRELASGLSAPIGFKNGTDGNIRIATDAIQAAARPHHFLSVHKNGQVAIVETRGNTDCHLILRGGKVPNYDAASVAAACQELEAAMLPATLMVDCSHANSSKQYQKQLDVARDIASQLAGGSRRVFGVMVESHLVAGAQKFSPGKDDPARLEYGKSITDACLGWDDSGEVLKLLSDAVKARRR